From one Rhodamnia argentea isolate NSW1041297 chromosome 1, ASM2092103v1, whole genome shotgun sequence genomic stretch:
- the LOC115728718 gene encoding S-adenosylmethionine decarboxylase proenzyme 4-like, with amino-acid sequence MAASGFEGFEKRLELHFSGDDPAAVRMGLRRIEFESLERVLGEVQCTVVSALGNAHLDAYVLSESSLFVYPTKIVIKTCGTTQLLRAVRPLVVHARDLGLALCLCRYTRGSFIFPLAQPFPHTSFPEEVAYLEGCLPTNICSRKAAIMPSNVAASHSWHVFTAYDPALAADVLPAPDVVYTVEVCMTELDRGRAQKFFRQPGDGKTGDSAGKEMTALTGIGEINPRALVCDFAFDPCGYSMNGVDGGRYSTIHVTPEEGFSYASYECVGSADDDDGGEGIARMLRKVAGVFRPGTMSVSVTSRGSQVWTRVASALEPLGLKCRSCAATDQSPEAGTVVFQTFTARPA; translated from the coding sequence ATGGCCGCTTCAGGTTTCGAGGGCTTCGAGAAACGCCTGGAGCTCCACTTCTCCGGCGACGACCCGGCGGCGGTCCGGATGGGCCTGCGGCGGATCGAGTTCGAGTCGCTGGAGCGGGTCTTGGGCGAGGTTCAGTGCACCGTCGTGTCGGCCCTCGGGAATGCTCACTTGGACGCCTACGTGCTGTCGGAGTCGAGCCTCTTCGTGTACCCCACCAAGATCGTGATCAAGACCTGCGGGACCACGCAGCTGCTCAGAGCGGTCCGGCCACTGGTGGTCCATGCCCGTGATCTGGGCCTCGCACTATGCCTGTGTAGGTACACCCGGGGCAGCTTCATTTTTCCTCTCGCCCAACCTTTTCCCCACACCAGCTTTCCGGAAGAGGtggcctacttggaaggttgcTTGCCCACCAATATTTGCTCCAGGAAGGCGGCCATCATGCCCTCCAACGTGGCGGCCTCCCATTCCTGGCACGTGTTCACCGCGTACGATCCGGCTCTCGCGGCCGACGTGTTGCCGGCACCGGACGTCGTCTACACTGTCGAGGTGTGCATGACCGAGCTCGACCGAGGGCGGGCGCAGAAGTTCTTCAGGCAGCCGGGCGACGGgaagaccggcgactccgccgGGAAAGAAATGACCGCCCTCACCGGCATCGGGGAGATCAACCCCAGGGCGCTCGTCTGCGACTTCGCTTTCGACCCGTGCGGGTACTCGATGAACGGGGTCGACGGCGGCCGTTACTCGACGATACACGTGACCCCAGAAGAGGGATTCAGTTACGCGAGCTACGAGTGCGTGGGCTCCgcggacgacgacgacggaggCGAAGGCATCGCTCGGATGCTGAGAAAAGTGGCGGGGGTGTTCCGGCCGGGCACCATGTCGGTGTCGGTGACCAGCCGGGGCAGCCAAGTATGGACGAGAGTCGCGAGCGCGCTGGAGCCGCTAGGGCTGAAGTGCCGGAGCTGCGCCGCGACGGACCAGTCCCCAGAAGCCGGGACGGTCGTTTTCCAGACGTTCACAGCTAGACCTGCGTGA